The Streptomyces sp. WZ-12 genome segment ATGGCCGGCGCGGCCGGCGACTTCCCCGAGCGGGAGGGCGTCGACGGCGGTTGAGCCGGCCGGACACCCCTGCGGGCGGGCGCTCTTGCGAGTGCCCGCCCGTTGTCGTGTAGGCCCGGCGGGGGCCGCCCCAACGACGGTCCCCGCCGGACCCGTTGAGGTGCGTACCCCGGCCCGCCGGTCACGGGGGAATACCGGGTGGGGCCGGGGCACGGCTTCTTCGTACGGAGGAGGGCCACGCCGTGGCGTGTGGGGGCTGCCGCGCCCCGTACGGGTCCGGGTCAGGTCTTGGTGGTGAACTTGGCCAGCGCCAGGGGGGCGGTGACCGCGGTCAGGGCGAGCGACCACAGCAGCGTCCAGGTCACCGGGCCGGCCACCGGGCCCGTGCCCAGGGCCAGCCCGCGGGCCGCGTCGGCGATGTGGGTCAGGGGGTTGACGCGGGTGACGGCCTGGAGCCAGTCGGGCATCGTCGCCGGCGACACGAAGATCGAGGAGGCGAACTGAAGCGGCGTCAGGACCAGCACCGACAGCCCCTGGATGGCCTGCGCGCTGCGCAGCGTCAGCCCCAGCAGCATGAAGACCCAGATCAGGGAGGTGCCGAACACGGTGGTCAGGCCGATCGCGGCGAGCACCCCGGGGCCGTGGCCGACGACGTCGAAGCCGAGCACCGCGGCGACGGCCAGCAGGACCGCGAGGGCGAGGAGCATCCGCCCGGTCTCCACCACCACCTTGGCGATCAGCACCGAGGAGCGCGCCACCGGCATCGACCGGAAGCGGTCCATCAGGCCGGTGCGGAAGTCGTCGTTGACGCCGGTGCCGACGGCCATCGCGACGGTCATCCCGAGGATCACCATCAGGCCGGGCATCAGGAACGCGGTGTACTGCCGGCGGGACCCACCGGCGCCGAGCACCCCGCCGAAGACGAAGACGAAGAGCAGCGTCAGCACGATCGGCATCAGCAGCGCGTCGATCATCGACTCCGGGTTCTGCCGGATGTGGAGGAGGCTGCGGCGGGCCAGCGCGCCGATGTGTCGCAGGTGGGAGCGGAGCGGCAGGCGGCGCTCGTCCTCGGACGGGACGGGTGGCGCCGGGTGCGGCAACACCTCGGACGTGGCCATGGGTTCTTCTCCCTACTCCTTCGCCGTGAGCGGCGTGTGGTGCCACTGCGGTCAGGACCGGCGCTCGTCCAACCACTTCTGCCAGTACGTGCGGCGGTCGCTGCTGGGGTGGGCGAGCACGATGTCGCCGAGGACCGCCGAGCCGGTGACGCGGACGACCGGGGTCGCGGACTCCGGGCCGGAGGGCGGCCGGGTCAGGTCGCGCAGGTCGCCGAAGACCTTGCTGCACGCCAACTCGACCCGCACCCCCTCGGGGAGGAGGAGGTGCACATCGCCCACGATCGCACGGGCCGTGATGGTCACCCCGCCGTCCGGCGGGGCCGGGGAGGCGCACAGGTCGAGGTTGAGGTCGCCGAAGACGGCGGTGGCCTCGATGCCCTGGTCCAGGGCCGGGCTGTTGGCCGTGAGGTCGCCGAACAGGGCCTTGAAGACGCGCTGTTGGGAACCGCTGCCGGCGGCCGGCGGGGGCGCAGCCGTCGGCAGGTCGCGGCCGACGGTGGCCAACTCCTCGCGGGTGCGGGCCAGATAGGCCGCCTCGTACCGCTCGGCCAGCTCCTCCAGGGTGAGCCGGCCCTCCGCGGTGGCCTCCCGCAGGCGCTCGATCATCTCCTCGCGCTCGGCGTCCGAGGCGAGCACCGCACCGGGCTTCGACGCGTCCGAAACGGACCCTAATTCCTTGTGCAGATCCGGGCGTTGGGGTTGCGTCATCGGGTGTGCCTCCGCTGGTCGGGCGGTAGTGGTGCGGTCCGGGGTGCCCCCCTTGTGTGCCCTATCCGACCACGTCACGCGGGGTGCGGGCATCGGCGTCCGGTACTACATCGAAAGGTGCAGTCAACCCTCCGGGCGCCGTTCTTCGTCCTACCAGCCGCCCGGTTTTACGGGTGCCGGTGGTGCGCTCTCGGCCCCGTGTCTTAAAGCTCCGGGCACCAACGAAATGTCCGTGTCACCGGAGTGTGAAGGGCGGTGAAGAATACGGAATGCGTATCGACTTCTAGTTGACTGGTTGGTAAAGTGCCTAGCACTCATTGTGACTCGGCGATTTGGACAACTGGCCGGAGTCCTCAAAACGTTCGAATCCGGAGGGTTAATCGAATGCCTGAGCCGGCGGACACCGGGCGGCGAATCAAAGAGCTACGAGTCAGCGCGGGAATGACCCAGCACGAACTCGCCGGGTCCGAAATGTCCGCCAGCTACATCTCCCTCGTCGAACGCGGTAAGCGCATTCCCAGCGGACGCGCTCTGAAGATCCTGGCGGAACGGCTCGGGGTCGGCGTGACGGAAATATCCGGCGCGGCCGAGTCCACGGAATCCGCCGGCCGGATCCGCCGGCTCGACCTGGTCGGACGATTGGTCGCGGCCCGTCGGCAATGGGAAGGCGGCGACGCGGAAGGGGCGTTGGAGGAATTCCGCGCGCTGGCCGGTGCCGAACCGGGCGCCCGCCCGGACGACGTATCCACCGAGGCCCAACTCGCCATGGCCGAAATACTCGGCTCGCTGGGCCGCGCCGACGAGGGCGCGGATGTCCTGCTGCGGATGCTGGACGGGCTCGCCCCGGCCGCGTTCGCCGAGGCCCGGCTGCGCGCCCTGATCGCCCTGGCCGACCTGCTGGAGTCCGCCGGGCGGGTCCAGGACGGGCTGCGCCACGCGCTCACCGGTTCCCTGGAGGCGGCCGCCGCCCGGGCGCCCGGCAGCGCCTTCCACGCGCTGCTCGTGCTCGACGTGCTGACCCGCTGCGCCTACTGGAGCGGCTGCGCGCACTGGGCCCCGGAGGCCGGCGACCACAAGCGCTCGCCGGACGGGGTGCTGCCCGGGCCGCGCGCCCGGATCGCGCTGCACCGGGCGCTGGACCTGTGGGACCGCGGGGAGATCGACCGGGCCGCCGAGCTGCTGGCCGAGACCGCCCGCCGGGTGACCCCCGCGGCCGGCTTCCGGCTCTGGGAGGCCGTCAACGGGCGCTATGCGCTGCTGCTGCTCGGCCGCGGCGAACGGACCGCGGCGCGGAGCATCGTGGAGCGCGGGCTGGTCGTCGCCTCGGTGACGCAGGACCCGGACTTCCCGCTCTGGCTGACCACCGCCGAGGCGGTCTGCGCCGAGGCGGCCGGCGACCGCGACCGGGTCCGCGCGTTGGGCGTGGAACTGGCCGGGCTGCCCGATACCGGGCGCTGCCATGAGAAAGCCGCCGCGCTTTCGGAGATCGCGGCGGCCTGTGCGCGGCTGGGGGACCGGGAAAGGGCGGCCGGGCACTTCCGGTATTCCGCGGAACTGTTCCGGCGGGCCCAGGCGTACCGGCACGCGGACCGGGCCCGGGAACGGCTGGCGGACCTCCTCGAAAAGCACAACTGACGTCCGCCGGGCGCACCGGGCCCTCGGTGGCGGCCACGGCCAAAAGCGCGGTCGACGCCGCGCTGCCGTCATTGCGCCGCCAATGCGTCGCTATTTATTCGCTTTCTTCCCCAATCCCAGGAGGGCGAACAACGCCTCCGCGCCGCCGACGATCGCCAGGACCAGTCCGGCCTTGTGGAGCGAGACGTATGGCGTCTCCACTTCCTTGGTCGTGAGCCACAGGATGACGCCGACGATCGCCAGGAAAATGCCGACGGCAATGCCCTTCATGAGTTCCCTCGTCCCTTGTTGCCGTTGTCGAGCAGGTTGACCGCTCCAGCGTCCCGTCCGGATCCGGGGGCGCGGATCATCCGCAGGTAGGCACTTTGCCCGGCGTCCCCTGTCACTTTCTATGTACGCCGGGCCCT includes the following:
- a CDS encoding ABC transporter permease encodes the protein MATSEVLPHPAPPVPSEDERRLPLRSHLRHIGALARRSLLHIRQNPESMIDALLMPIVLTLLFVFVFGGVLGAGGSRRQYTAFLMPGLMVILGMTVAMAVGTGVNDDFRTGLMDRFRSMPVARSSVLIAKVVVETGRMLLALAVLLAVAAVLGFDVVGHGPGVLAAIGLTTVFGTSLIWVFMLLGLTLRSAQAIQGLSVLVLTPLQFASSIFVSPATMPDWLQAVTRVNPLTHIADAARGLALGTGPVAGPVTWTLLWSLALTAVTAPLALAKFTTKT
- a CDS encoding DUF1707 SHOCT-like domain-containing protein, whose protein sequence is MTQPQRPDLHKELGSVSDASKPGAVLASDAEREEMIERLREATAEGRLTLEELAERYEAAYLARTREELATVGRDLPTAAPPPAAGSGSQQRVFKALFGDLTANSPALDQGIEATAVFGDLNLDLCASPAPPDGGVTITARAIVGDVHLLLPEGVRVELACSKVFGDLRDLTRPPSGPESATPVVRVTGSAVLGDIVLAHPSSDRRTYWQKWLDERRS
- a CDS encoding helix-turn-helix domain-containing protein — encoded protein: MPEPADTGRRIKELRVSAGMTQHELAGSEMSASYISLVERGKRIPSGRALKILAERLGVGVTEISGAAESTESAGRIRRLDLVGRLVAARRQWEGGDAEGALEEFRALAGAEPGARPDDVSTEAQLAMAEILGSLGRADEGADVLLRMLDGLAPAAFAEARLRALIALADLLESAGRVQDGLRHALTGSLEAAAARAPGSAFHALLVLDVLTRCAYWSGCAHWAPEAGDHKRSPDGVLPGPRARIALHRALDLWDRGEIDRAAELLAETARRVTPAAGFRLWEAVNGRYALLLLGRGERTAARSIVERGLVVASVTQDPDFPLWLTTAEAVCAEAAGDRDRVRALGVELAGLPDTGRCHEKAAALSEIAAACARLGDRERAAGHFRYSAELFRRAQAYRHADRARERLADLLEKHN
- a CDS encoding DUF5708 family protein — its product is MKGIAVGIFLAIVGVILWLTTKEVETPYVSLHKAGLVLAIVGGAEALFALLGLGKKANK